From Anaerohalosphaera lusitana, one genomic window encodes:
- a CDS encoding MTH938/NDUFAF3 family protein — MQIYSYSFGRMVVDGKEYHDDLVILPGKIVSGWWRIEGHVLNCEDLEEILEGDIDELVVGQGESCSMKINGGCRRMIEGRGIKLITANTKRAAEMFNDKVRHHVKVAGAFHLTC; from the coding sequence TTGGTCGTATGGTCGTTGACGGCAAGGAGTATCATGACGACCTGGTGATACTGCCTGGCAAGATCGTGAGCGGGTGGTGGCGTATCGAGGGGCATGTGCTCAATTGTGAAGATCTGGAGGAAATTCTGGAAGGAGATATCGATGAGCTGGTAGTTGGGCAGGGTGAGTCGTGCAGTATGAAGATAAACGGGGGTTGTCGGAGGATGATCGAGGGTAGGGGAATAAAGCTGATTACCGCGAACACGAAGAGGGCGGCTGAGATGTTCAACGACAAGGTACGGCATCATGTGAAGGTGGCGGGGGCGTTTCATCTGACCTGCTGA